A section of the Salinisphaera sp. T31B1 genome encodes:
- a CDS encoding gamma-glutamylcyclotransferase, whose product MSFDTTEANRRSGAFADRDELWLFGYGSLIYKAGFDYIRRTPATITGWQRRFWQGSHDHRGTPEAPGRVATLVEAPGAGCMGMAYRITPAVFDHLDHREKNGYLRFSTPMQLADGGVEDGLVYIATADNAAWLGPASIDAIARQVLVSHGPSGANVDYVLKLAESLRELGADDAHVYAIEARLQALAGAD is encoded by the coding sequence ATGTCGTTCGATACCACCGAGGCCAACCGCCGCTCGGGCGCCTTCGCCGATCGCGACGAGCTATGGCTGTTCGGCTACGGCTCGCTGATCTACAAGGCCGGGTTCGACTATATCCGTCGTACGCCGGCCACGATCACGGGTTGGCAGCGGCGCTTCTGGCAAGGCTCGCACGACCATCGCGGTACGCCCGAGGCCCCCGGTCGGGTGGCCACCCTGGTCGAAGCCCCGGGGGCCGGTTGCATGGGCATGGCCTATCGCATCACCCCGGCGGTGTTCGATCATCTCGATCACCGCGAGAAGAACGGCTATCTGCGATTCTCCACGCCCATGCAGCTGGCCGACGGCGGCGTCGAGGACGGCCTGGTCTATATCGCGACCGCCGACAACGCCGCCTGGCTCGGGCCGGCCTCGATCGATGCCATCGCCCGCCAGGTGCTGGTATCGCATGGCCCGAGCGGCGCGAACGTCGACTATGTCCTGAAGCTGGCCGAATCCCTGCGCGAGCTGGGCGCCGACGATGCGCATGTCTATGCCATCGAGGCCCGTCTGCAAGCCCTGGCAGGCGCCGACTAG
- a CDS encoding ABC transporter permease: MPDRHTSTAGLRRILLGLAGVAAFIVVWKLAYLYNWAPRGTIPDPFAVPGALLSEWRGGRLLPAIGSSLVHYVWGLGVGTVLGFTVGLLAASARWFDDVHYMLARILRPIPPLAWVIFAIAWFQVSHAGAAFVISIGVFWVNYFATASGVRDVDPRYYELARAFGHGGFVRRVTSITLPGAAPSILSGMRTGVGQAWMTLIAAELLGVPGMGQEMNSAAGVGAYDAVVVYMLAISVIYTLSDALFGLVENAVLRWRP, encoded by the coding sequence GTGCCCGACCGGCATACGAGCACCGCCGGACTACGCCGGATACTGCTGGGGCTGGCCGGCGTGGCCGCGTTCATCGTCGTCTGGAAGCTGGCCTATCTCTACAACTGGGCACCGCGCGGCACCATCCCGGACCCGTTCGCGGTGCCCGGCGCCCTGCTCAGCGAATGGCGCGGCGGCCGTCTGCTGCCGGCCATCGGGTCGAGCCTCGTTCACTATGTCTGGGGATTGGGCGTCGGCACCGTACTCGGCTTTACCGTCGGCCTGCTCGCTGCCAGCGCGCGCTGGTTCGACGATGTGCACTACATGCTGGCGCGTATCCTGCGACCGATCCCGCCGCTGGCCTGGGTCATCTTCGCCATCGCCTGGTTTCAGGTCAGCCATGCCGGAGCGGCGTTCGTGATTTCCATCGGCGTGTTCTGGGTCAACTACTTCGCCACCGCCTCGGGTGTGCGTGACGTGGATCCGCGCTATTACGAGCTGGCGCGCGCCTTCGGCCACGGCGGCTTCGTGCGCCGCGTGACCAGCATCACCCTGCCCGGTGCGGCACCGAGCATTCTCTCGGGCATGCGCACCGGCGTCGGCCAGGCCTGGATGACCTTAATCGCGGCCGAACTGCTCGGCGTACCGGGCATGGGCCAGGAGATGAATTCCGCCGCCGGGGTCGGCGCCTACGATGCGGTCGTGGTCTACATGCTCGCGATCTCGGTGATCTATACGCTCTCGGACGCGCTGTTCGGCCTGGTCGAGAACGCGGTACTGCGGTGGCGGCCATGA
- a CDS encoding EAL domain-containing protein, producing the protein MAFQPIIDVAAGQVHAYEALVRGPAGESAASVIGQVTPASLYRFDQACRVRAIEIAHRLGMTSMLSINFLPNAVYDPQACIQATLEVARRLGWPTERISFEITETEYVRDRRHLQNIVVSYRSMGFQTALDDFGTGYANNDLLIELTPDWLKIDRRFIDGLDGCPRRQAIVRSIISLADGLGIGVIAEGVETLAQARWLYQNDVPVQQGFLYARPTVEALPECSDALIEAVRADS; encoded by the coding sequence ATGGCGTTTCAGCCCATCATCGACGTGGCCGCCGGACAGGTACACGCCTACGAGGCGCTCGTGCGCGGTCCGGCCGGCGAATCCGCGGCCTCGGTGATTGGCCAGGTGACCCCGGCGTCGTTGTATCGCTTCGACCAGGCCTGTCGCGTACGGGCCATCGAGATCGCCCATCGCCTGGGCATGACGTCGATGCTGTCGATCAACTTCCTGCCGAACGCGGTCTACGACCCGCAGGCGTGTATCCAGGCCACGCTCGAGGTCGCGCGCCGGCTGGGCTGGCCGACCGAGCGCATCAGCTTCGAGATCACCGAAACCGAGTACGTGCGCGACCGCCGACATCTGCAGAACATCGTCGTGTCCTACCGCTCGATGGGCTTTCAGACCGCGCTCGACGATTTCGGCACCGGCTATGCCAACAACGATCTGCTGATCGAACTCACCCCGGACTGGCTCAAGATCGATCGCCGCTTCATCGACGGGCTGGATGGCTGCCCGCGTCGCCAGGCGATCGTGCGCAGCATCATTTCGCTGGCCGACGGCCTGGGTATCGGGGTGATTGCCGAAGGCGTGGAAACGCTGGCCCAGGCGCGTTGGCTATATCAGAACGACGTGCCGGTGCAGCAGGGGTTTCTGTACGCGCGGCCGACGGTCGAGGCGCTGCCCGAGTGCTCCGACGCCTTGATCGAGGCCGTTCGCGCCGACAGCTGA
- a CDS encoding recombination-associated protein RdgC gives MWIRNLCVFLGTEAFAWSAADLEDKLADALCPECGDQAVSVAGFVPPIKGEHAMTHVVDGLAVCVHQEITRVLPGAVLNEEVEERIERIETGEGRKVSRREKADIRDQAHFELLPRAFTRSKRTPVIIDLRANRVWVDVGSEKRAEDVVARLREALGTLPVTRPDARVRPSEEISRWLEDSSTLPNGFECGDRCVLESDDEVKSSVRVTAMDLQREEVRAHLAAGMQVVKLNVAVDDAIEFDLDENLDLKRIRALDLIQDDLDSLDAEDAVAELTARVALQGEALRGVLDRLYTHFGVAGETEPKAA, from the coding sequence ATGTGGATACGTAATCTCTGTGTATTTCTCGGCACCGAAGCGTTTGCCTGGAGCGCGGCCGATCTGGAAGACAAGCTGGCCGATGCGCTGTGCCCCGAGTGCGGCGACCAGGCAGTGAGCGTTGCCGGCTTCGTGCCGCCGATCAAGGGCGAGCACGCGATGACGCATGTCGTCGACGGTCTGGCCGTGTGCGTGCACCAGGAGATCACCCGGGTGCTGCCCGGCGCGGTGCTCAACGAAGAGGTCGAAGAGCGCATCGAACGGATCGAAACCGGCGAGGGCCGGAAGGTCAGCCGTCGCGAGAAGGCCGATATCCGTGATCAGGCCCACTTCGAACTGCTGCCGCGGGCGTTCACCCGTTCCAAGCGGACGCCGGTGATCATCGACCTGCGTGCCAACCGTGTCTGGGTAGACGTCGGTTCGGAAAAACGCGCCGAGGACGTCGTGGCGCGCCTGCGTGAAGCGCTCGGTACGCTGCCGGTCACCCGGCCGGACGCGCGCGTGCGCCCGTCGGAGGAGATTTCGCGCTGGCTGGAAGACAGCAGTACGCTGCCCAACGGCTTCGAATGCGGCGATCGCTGCGTGCTGGAGTCCGACGACGAGGTCAAATCCAGCGTGCGGGTGACCGCCATGGACCTGCAGCGCGAGGAGGTGCGGGCTCATCTGGCAGCCGGCATGCAGGTGGTCAAGCTCAACGTCGCGGTCGACGACGCCATCGAGTTCGACCTGGACGAGAACCTGGATCTCAAGCGTATCCGAGCGCTGGACCTGATCCAGGACGATCTGGATTCGCTCGATGCCGAAGACGCCGTGGCCGAACTCACCGCGCGGGTGGCGTTGCAGGGCGAAGCGCTGCGCGGCGTGCTCGATCGGCTGTATACCCATTTCGGCGTGGCCGGGGAGACCGAACCCAAGGCGGCCTAG
- a CDS encoding ABC transporter ATP-binding protein, with protein sequence MSDTLLQFERVGFGYAGGDRPIFTDLDFRIAPGEFVALVGGSGVGKSTVLRCVSGLTAPTAGAIRALSPTSRGTRATAFVFQDTRLLPWRRLRSNVGYGLTGLGLSRAERERRIDEVLALIGMEDLGDRWPHEISGGQAQRIGLARALAVRPQLLLMDEPFSAVDALTRSRLQDELLAVWKRLGMAVLFVTHDIAEAAYLAERVCVLRGSPARLVLDETVPVGYPRQRDDHRLQTFAQRVADAL encoded by the coding sequence ATGAGCGACACCCTGCTGCAATTCGAACGGGTCGGCTTCGGCTATGCCGGCGGCGATCGGCCGATCTTCACGGATCTCGACTTCCGGATCGCGCCGGGCGAGTTCGTGGCGCTGGTAGGCGGCTCCGGTGTGGGTAAATCCACCGTGCTGCGCTGTGTTTCCGGGTTGACCGCGCCCACCGCAGGGGCGATTCGCGCCCTGAGCCCGACGTCACGCGGCACCCGAGCGACGGCCTTCGTGTTTCAGGACACCCGCCTGCTGCCGTGGCGCCGGCTGCGATCGAACGTCGGCTACGGGCTGACCGGACTGGGCCTGTCACGCGCCGAACGCGAACGACGGATTGACGAGGTACTGGCCCTGATCGGCATGGAAGATCTCGGTGACCGCTGGCCGCACGAGATTTCCGGCGGCCAGGCTCAGCGGATCGGCCTGGCCCGGGCGCTTGCGGTCCGTCCACAGCTGCTGCTCATGGACGAACCCTTCTCGGCGGTGGACGCCCTGACACGCAGCCGGCTCCAGGATGAGCTGCTGGCGGTCTGGAAACGCCTGGGCATGGCCGTGCTGTTCGTGACCCACGATATCGCCGAAGCGGCCTATCTGGCCGAACGCGTCTGCGTGCTGCGCGGCAGTCCGGCCCGTCTGGTCCTCGACGAGACCGTTCCGGTGGGCTATCCGCGCCAGCGCGACGACCATCGGCTGCAGACATTCGCCCAGCGTGTCGCCGATGCGCTCTAG
- a CDS encoding ornithine cyclodeaminase family protein, with protein MLTIDAATARRALSFERLVPTLREAFIAGCDVPPRHHHHGVGNAADSTLLLMPAWSGPYMGIKLVSVFPGNGKLGLPGLHASYLLCDADTGQHLALIDGDQITARRTAAASALGASYLARKNADSLLILGAGRIGSLMAAAYRSVRPIERVTVWNQSMGNAQRLVDSLRDQGFDAAVADDLEAAVRTADCITSATLSTEPLIRGAWLQPGVHVDLIGSFSPAMREADNTVFERGRVFVDAPTAVHESGDLIDPIAQGSLQENDIQADLTALCRGMHPGRGGDDEITVFKAVGTALEDLASAVLVYDHHHND; from the coding sequence ATGCTGACCATCGACGCCGCCACCGCCCGCCGCGCGCTGTCCTTCGAGCGCCTCGTACCCACGCTGCGCGAGGCGTTCATCGCCGGCTGCGACGTCCCGCCGCGACATCATCACCACGGCGTCGGCAACGCGGCCGACAGCACCCTGCTGCTGATGCCGGCCTGGTCCGGCCCGTACATGGGTATCAAGCTGGTCAGCGTGTTTCCGGGCAACGGCAAGCTGGGCCTGCCGGGTCTGCATGCGAGCTACCTGCTGTGCGACGCCGATACGGGCCAGCATCTGGCGCTGATCGACGGCGATCAGATTACCGCGCGGCGTACCGCCGCGGCCTCGGCGCTGGGGGCTTCGTATCTGGCGCGCAAAAATGCGGACAGCCTGCTGATTCTCGGCGCCGGCCGGATCGGTTCGCTGATGGCCGCGGCGTACCGCAGCGTGCGCCCGATCGAGCGCGTCACCGTATGGAACCAGAGCATGGGCAACGCCCAGCGCCTGGTGGATTCACTGCGCGACCAGGGCTTCGATGCTGCAGTGGCCGACGATCTGGAAGCAGCCGTGCGCACCGCCGACTGCATCACCAGTGCCACGCTGTCCACCGAGCCGCTGATTCGCGGCGCCTGGCTGCAGCCCGGCGTCCACGTGGACCTCATCGGCAGTTTCTCGCCCGCCATGCGCGAGGCCGACAACACGGTCTTCGAGCGCGGCCGCGTGTTCGTGGATGCACCCACCGCGGTGCACGAAAGCGGCGACCTGATCGACCCGATCGCCCAGGGCAGCCTGCAGGAAAACGATATTCAGGCCGATCTGACCGCGCTCTGCCGGGGCATGCATCCCGGCCGGGGCGGCGATGACGAGATCACGGTCTTCAAGGCGGTGGGCACCGCGCTCGAGGACCTGGCCAGTGCCGTGCTGGTCTACGACCACCATCACAACGACTGA
- a CDS encoding ABC transporter substrate-binding protein, giving the protein MYRISASVRLVAVGLFVALSSVLAGCSSEDTGVATGADAKATDQTVSAEIGYMPILPDAQLFVGLEDGSLARAGVTPKLVSFQNGPAMVQALLGGQLDIAYFGIGPTMVARGKGADIKVVASNIIEQISFVALGPLAGYFDDGDPATAFSRFEQDNGRRARISTFPVGSVPQTVLDYWLTRQLGADRDAIDVIYQGASQVQQALLTGAVDGAAILEPVVSIVRERASDARVVASGEDMFPGQPGAVVAVRSAFIEAHPEVVQRLVAAHAAATDKLRSGDESAIDAVHKHVGGGRLERRIVADAVRESADHFVADPNRIIDGTQRMRDFQRETGTLKTDTDIQAMFDTRFYDALDRDPTGGHAAR; this is encoded by the coding sequence ATGTATCGAATTTCCGCGTCTGTCCGCCTTGTCGCCGTCGGCCTGTTCGTCGCCCTGTCGAGCGTTCTGGCGGGCTGTTCTTCCGAGGACACCGGGGTTGCTACCGGCGCCGACGCCAAGGCCACCGATCAGACAGTGAGCGCGGAAATCGGCTATATGCCGATCCTGCCCGATGCACAGCTGTTCGTCGGCCTAGAGGACGGCTCGCTGGCGCGCGCCGGCGTCACACCCAAACTGGTGTCGTTCCAGAACGGCCCGGCAATGGTCCAGGCGCTGCTCGGCGGCCAGCTCGATATCGCCTATTTCGGCATCGGCCCGACCATGGTTGCGCGTGGCAAGGGCGCCGATATCAAGGTGGTGGCTTCGAACATCATCGAGCAGATCAGCTTCGTGGCGCTGGGCCCGCTGGCGGGTTATTTCGACGACGGCGATCCGGCGACGGCGTTCTCCCGCTTCGAGCAGGACAACGGCCGCCGCGCGCGTATCTCGACCTTCCCGGTCGGTTCGGTGCCTCAGACCGTGCTCGACTACTGGCTGACCCGACAGCTGGGCGCCGATCGCGACGCGATCGATGTCATCTATCAGGGCGCATCGCAGGTCCAGCAGGCGCTGCTGACCGGTGCGGTCGACGGGGCGGCGATCCTCGAGCCGGTGGTTTCCATCGTGCGCGAGCGCGCAAGCGACGCACGGGTGGTGGCCAGCGGCGAGGACATGTTCCCCGGCCAGCCCGGAGCCGTGGTGGCGGTCCGGTCGGCCTTCATCGAGGCCCATCCGGAGGTCGTCCAACGCTTGGTCGCCGCTCATGCCGCGGCGACCGACAAGCTGCGATCGGGCGACGAGTCGGCCATCGATGCCGTACACAAGCACGTCGGTGGCGGCCGGCTCGAACGCCGTATCGTCGCCGATGCGGTCCGTGAATCGGCCGATCATTTCGTGGCCGATCCGAACCGGATCATCGACGGCACGCAGCGTATGCGCGACTTCCAGCGCGAGACCGGCACGCTCAAGACCGATACCGATATCCAGGCCATGTTCGATACCCGTTTCTACGATGCGCTCGATCGCGACCCGACCGGCGGCCACGCGGCCCGATGA
- a CDS encoding molybdopterin-dependent oxidoreductase encodes MKAPIPGFCTLCRSRCGTLNTVVDDRLIQVQADPDHPTGRATCAKGRAAPELVHSGQRLLYPMRRTQPKGAADPGWQRIGWDKALAEIADRLAEIRDCHGAEGVAFSVTTPSGTPMSDSIDWVERFIRLYGSPNTIYATELCNWHKDFAHAFTFGCAMPTADYAQARLNILWGHNPSTAWLSQAGTLGDSDTRGALLVVDPRATAHARAADLWLAIHPGTDGALALGLAQRIIERRGYDEAFLRHWSDAPLLVDEASGRFVRADELTAGATGFVGWDSQTGRAVAIDTRRATDTNLAARLALHGCHELIDRRGQRRRGRPAFAHYRQACQSWTPARTAAETGLAETDIERAADMIMAAGDAVSYHGWTGIGQHDNATQTERAIATLYALTGSFDRPGGNRIHGPLPIRRVNDISLLDPCQRDKALGRAERPLGPAANGWVTAADVYDAALTERPYRIRALFGFGGNFLVSQPDPALGARALEALDFHVHCDLFHTPTNSYADILLPVNTPWEREGLRPGFEIDERAAGHIQLRPRMVAPRGESRADYEIVMALADRLGLGEAFFGGDIEAGWNHMLAPLGLDVAALRACPAGLQVAVDSAPCKYARTDADGRVAGFATDTRRVTFYAERLHRHGYPPVPCYTPPGPQDGDRPLRLVTVKDGYYCHSQHRHINSLRRRSPDPRVALAPATAKSRGIEDGQWVELSGDRARVTLRARFDTDLAEDVVIADYGWWQGCTDLGLSDTPIEGAHSRNINAVFDSARRDPLSGAIALRSATCEVRPLDDRPHWSGLRALRVTAIERETADIVSITLAAVDGAALAPFHPGQHLPLSFILADGRRHERCYSLSGPAVPRPGRYRISVKRLVGDGPSANGLVSHHVNDALAVGDIVSARMPAGMFRLPVRHTAPIVLIAGGIGITPFLSLLETLAVGTPQDMPDIHLLYANRCASSHAFAGRIAELTERLPRLKVIDIYSAPGRYDRLGHDYDRAGRIDDTVIDTRWLEARARFYLCGPAAMMTDLRARLVGRGVFAFEIFSEAFSPPAPTDARALAPRRIRLARSNVTLDWSPDQGTILASAEQAGLSLPSGCRVGQCESCALRIIAGRVHTPAGIAPVEPDTCLTCQAVPLTDIELDA; translated from the coding sequence GTGAAGGCGCCCATCCCCGGCTTCTGTACCCTGTGCCGCTCGCGCTGTGGCACGCTCAATACGGTCGTCGACGACCGCTTGATCCAGGTACAGGCCGACCCGGACCACCCGACCGGCCGCGCGACCTGTGCCAAGGGACGCGCCGCGCCGGAGCTGGTGCATAGCGGCCAGCGCCTGCTTTATCCGATGCGCCGGACCCAGCCCAAGGGCGCGGCCGATCCCGGCTGGCAGCGTATCGGCTGGGACAAGGCTCTGGCCGAGATCGCCGATCGCCTGGCGGAGATTCGCGACTGCCACGGCGCCGAGGGCGTGGCCTTCTCGGTCACCACGCCCAGTGGCACACCGATGTCCGACAGCATCGACTGGGTCGAGCGGTTCATTCGCCTGTACGGCAGCCCGAACACGATCTATGCCACCGAGCTGTGCAACTGGCACAAGGATTTCGCTCATGCGTTCACCTTCGGCTGTGCCATGCCCACGGCCGACTATGCCCAAGCCCGGCTGAACATTCTGTGGGGCCACAACCCGTCCACCGCCTGGCTCAGTCAGGCCGGCACCCTGGGCGATAGCGACACGCGCGGCGCGCTGCTGGTCGTCGACCCGCGGGCGACAGCCCATGCCCGGGCCGCCGACCTGTGGCTGGCCATCCACCCCGGCACCGACGGCGCGCTGGCCCTGGGCCTGGCGCAACGGATCATCGAACGCCGAGGCTACGATGAGGCTTTCCTGCGCCATTGGTCCGACGCACCGCTGCTGGTCGACGAGGCGTCCGGGCGGTTTGTACGCGCCGACGAACTCACCGCCGGCGCAACGGGTTTTGTCGGCTGGGACAGCCAAACCGGCCGCGCGGTGGCCATCGACACCCGTCGCGCCACCGACACGAATCTGGCCGCGCGGCTGGCCCTCCACGGCTGTCATGAATTGATCGACCGCCGGGGCCAGCGCAGGCGCGGTCGGCCGGCTTTCGCGCATTACCGCCAGGCCTGTCAAAGCTGGACGCCGGCCCGCACCGCGGCCGAGACCGGCCTGGCAGAGACGGATATCGAACGCGCTGCAGACATGATCATGGCAGCCGGCGACGCGGTCAGCTACCACGGTTGGACGGGTATCGGCCAGCACGACAACGCGACCCAGACCGAGCGCGCGATTGCCACGCTATACGCCCTGACCGGCAGCTTCGATCGCCCGGGCGGCAACCGGATCCACGGCCCGTTGCCGATCCGTCGTGTCAACGACATTTCCCTGCTCGACCCGTGCCAGCGCGACAAGGCCCTGGGCCGGGCCGAACGGCCGCTCGGCCCCGCGGCCAACGGCTGGGTGACGGCGGCAGATGTCTATGACGCCGCCCTTACCGAGCGGCCCTATCGTATCCGTGCGCTGTTCGGCTTCGGCGGCAATTTCCTGGTGTCGCAGCCCGATCCGGCGCTCGGCGCGCGTGCGCTCGAGGCACTGGACTTCCATGTTCATTGTGATCTGTTCCATACCCCGACCAACAGCTACGCCGATATCCTGCTGCCGGTGAACACCCCCTGGGAGCGCGAGGGGCTGCGACCGGGCTTCGAGATCGACGAACGGGCGGCCGGTCATATCCAGCTGCGCCCCCGCATGGTCGCACCACGCGGCGAATCGCGGGCCGACTACGAGATCGTCATGGCGCTGGCCGACCGGCTCGGCCTGGGCGAGGCGTTTTTCGGCGGCGATATCGAGGCCGGCTGGAACCACATGCTCGCCCCGCTCGGTCTGGATGTCGCCGCACTGCGGGCCTGCCCCGCCGGCCTGCAGGTTGCCGTCGACAGCGCGCCCTGCAAATACGCACGGACCGATGCCGACGGCCGGGTGGCCGGGTTTGCCACCGATACCCGCCGCGTGACGTTTTATGCCGAACGGTTGCACCGCCACGGCTATCCGCCGGTGCCCTGTTATACACCGCCCGGCCCGCAGGACGGCGACCGGCCGCTGCGTCTGGTCACGGTCAAGGACGGCTACTACTGTCATTCCCAGCACCGCCACATCAACAGCCTGCGACGACGTTCGCCCGACCCGCGTGTGGCGCTTGCCCCGGCCACGGCCAAATCACGCGGCATCGAAGACGGTCAGTGGGTCGAGCTCAGCGGCGACCGGGCCCGTGTAACCCTGCGTGCACGGTTCGATACCGATCTGGCCGAGGACGTGGTCATCGCCGATTACGGCTGGTGGCAGGGCTGTACGGATCTCGGCCTGTCGGACACCCCGATCGAAGGCGCGCACAGCCGCAATATCAATGCGGTTTTCGATAGCGCCCGGCGCGACCCTCTCAGCGGCGCGATTGCGCTTCGATCGGCGACCTGTGAGGTCCGCCCGCTCGATGACCGGCCACACTGGTCGGGCCTGCGCGCACTCCGGGTGACCGCGATCGAGCGCGAGACGGCCGACATCGTGTCCATTACCCTGGCCGCGGTCGATGGCGCCGCACTCGCGCCATTCCATCCAGGCCAGCACCTGCCGCTCTCGTTCATATTGGCCGATGGCCGCCGGCACGAGCGGTGTTATTCGTTGTCGGGTCCAGCCGTGCCCCGACCGGGCCGCTACCGGATCAGCGTCAAGCGGCTGGTCGGCGATGGCCCGTCGGCGAACGGCCTGGTCTCTCACCATGTCAACGATGCGCTGGCGGTCGGGGATATCGTGTCCGCACGCATGCCTGCCGGCATGTTCCGACTGCCCGTGCGTCATACCGCGCCGATCGTGCTGATCGCTGGCGGCATCGGCATCACGCCTTTCCTGTCGCTGCTGGAAACCCTGGCGGTCGGTACGCCGCAGGACATGCCCGACATCCATCTGCTCTATGCCAATCGCTGTGCGTCCAGCCACGCGTTCGCCGGACGGATCGCCGAACTGACCGAGCGGCTGCCACGCCTGAAGGTCATCGATATCTACAGCGCCCCGGGCCGCTACGATCGTCTGGGCCACGATTACGATCGCGCCGGGCGTATCGACGACACCGTAATCGATACACGCTGGCTCGAAGCCCGCGCCCGGTTCTATCTGTGCGGCCCGGCGGCGATGATGACCGACCTGCGGGCACGTCTGGTCGGCCGCGGTGTCTTTGCCTTCGAGATATTCTCCGAGGCATTCTCGCCGCCGGCACCGACCGATGCACGCGCGCTTGCGCCGCGCCGGATTCGGCTGGCCCGCTCGAACGTCACCCTCGACTGGTCGCCGGACCAGGGCACGATTCTGGCAAGCGCCGAACAGGCCGGGCTCAGCCTGCCCAGCGGCTGCCGTGTCGGCCAGTGTGAAAGCTGCGCGCTGCGCATCATCGCCGGCCGCGTGCACACGCCGGCCGGTATCGCGCCGGTCGAACCCGATACCTGCCTGACCTGTCAGGCCGTGCCACTGACCGATATCGAGCTCGACGCGTGA
- a CDS encoding TIGR00366 family protein, which yields MLKSITNGCVRAFDRYLPDPLILVLLITLIVFAAGMIFEGHGPVAMLGFWQDGFWNLLSFAMQMTLMLVTGFTVAKTPLFMHLVDRIASVTRTPGRAVMTVSFITLVVTWFNWGIGLVIGAILARELARRVDDVDYRLLVASAYAGFIIWHAGLSAAAPLVIATPGHFLEDQIGLIPTSQTIFSPLNLVLCAVILIVLPLTCRLMMRSIDRPVTVRSDQLDDKPADLGRADEQRPAERLERSKWLAWISAALGFAAVIAYALTGGGLNLNIVIFVLIFLGLALHGSPRRFLDTLDEAVRGVTGVLIQFPFYAGIMGMMSASGLATDLAGAIVSVSNAQTLPLLSFLSAGVVNIFIPSGGGQWAVQGPILVEAAQSLGAHIPDVVTGFAWGDAWTNMIQPFWALPALAIAGLKARDIMGFCVIIMAVTGVVIGTLLVVL from the coding sequence ATGCTCAAGTCCATTACCAACGGTTGCGTACGCGCATTCGATCGCTACCTGCCCGATCCGCTGATCCTGGTGCTGCTGATCACCCTGATCGTGTTCGCCGCCGGCATGATCTTCGAAGGCCACGGGCCGGTGGCCATGCTCGGATTCTGGCAGGACGGATTCTGGAATCTGCTCAGCTTCGCCATGCAGATGACGCTGATGCTCGTGACCGGGTTCACCGTCGCCAAGACCCCGTTGTTCATGCATCTGGTCGATCGTATCGCCAGCGTGACGCGTACCCCTGGACGCGCGGTCATGACGGTCAGCTTCATCACGCTCGTGGTCACATGGTTCAACTGGGGCATCGGGCTGGTGATCGGCGCGATTCTGGCGCGCGAACTGGCGCGCCGGGTCGACGATGTCGATTACCGCCTGCTGGTGGCCAGCGCCTACGCGGGCTTCATCATCTGGCATGCGGGCCTGTCCGCGGCCGCCCCGCTGGTCATCGCCACGCCCGGCCATTTCCTCGAAGACCAGATCGGGCTGATCCCGACCAGTCAGACGATCTTCAGCCCGCTGAACCTGGTGTTGTGTGCCGTCATCCTGATCGTGCTGCCGCTGACCTGTCGGCTGATGATGCGCAGCATCGACCGGCCGGTGACCGTGCGCAGCGACCAGCTCGATGACAAGCCGGCCGATCTCGGGCGCGCCGACGAACAGCGGCCGGCCGAACGCCTGGAGCGCTCGAAGTGGCTGGCCTGGATCAGTGCTGCGCTGGGCTTTGCGGCCGTCATCGCCTATGCCCTGACCGGCGGTGGCTTGAACCTGAATATCGTCATCTTCGTGCTGATCTTCCTGGGCCTTGCCCTGCACGGCAGTCCGAGACGGTTTCTCGACACCCTCGACGAAGCGGTACGCGGGGTGACCGGCGTGCTCATCCAGTTCCCGTTCTATGCCGGGATAATGGGCATGATGAGTGCGTCGGGACTGGCGACAGATCTGGCCGGTGCCATCGTGAGCGTCTCTAATGCCCAGACCCTGCCCTTGCTGAGTTTCCTGTCCGCGGGCGTGGTCAACATCTTCATCCCCTCCGGCGGCGGCCAGTGGGCGGTACAGGGGCCGATCCTGGTCGAGGCCGCACAGTCGCTGGGCGCCCACATCCCGGACGTGGTCACCGGCTTTGCCTGGGGCGACGCCTGGACCAACATGATCCAGCCGTTCTGGGCCCTGCCGGCGCTGGCGATCGCCGGGCTCAAGGCGCGCGACATCATGGGCTTCTGCGTGATCATCATGGCGGTGACCGGCGTGGTCATCGGCACTCTGCTGGTCGTGCTCTAG